The genomic window GCTTTGGCCAGGGCCATAGCATTTTCCACTTCACCGTGAACTAAAAAGAGTTTCTGTAAATTGCTCCGCTCCTGGGCCTCCTTCAGCCAGCCAAGCAGGCCGTTGTGGTCCGCGTGGGCAGAGTAGCCGTTAATCTTCATCACTTTGGCCTTCACCGGATATTCCTCTCCAAAAATGGGAACCACCGGCTCACCTTCCAAAATCTTGCGCCCCAGGGTGTGTTCCGCCTGATAGCCGACAAATAAGATGGTATTTCGCTCATCGGTGATGTTGTTTTTGAGGTGGTGTAAAATGCGGCCCGATTCACACATTCCTGAAGCGCTGATGATAATCGCCGGGTGATCCAAATCATTCAAAGCTTTGGAGTGGGCCACCTCCCGCACGTAAGTTACCTGGTCAAAACCAAAAGGATCGCGACTGTTGCTTTCAGCCAGAAAATCGTGGGTTTCTTCGTCGTACACTTCCGGGTGCAGGCGGAAAATCTCGGTGGCATTGACGGCCAGGGGACTATCCACATACACCTCAATTTGGGGAATTTCATTACGGTCAAACATCTGGTGCAGGGCATACACCAGGCCCTGGGTCCGGCCCACGGCAAACGAGGGAACAATAAGTTTGCCTCTTTTATCTATGGTTTCCAAAACGGCCTGTTTAAACGCATCCTGGGCCTGCTCCGGCGGTTTGTGGAACCGTTGGCCGTAAGTGCTTTCCATGATAATAAAGTCGGCGCCTTCCACGGGCGCAGGGTCGCGTAAAATAGGAATGTCTTCACGGCCAATATCGCCGCTAAAAACCAGACGTTTTTGCCGGCCGTTGTCGTCAATATCCAGCGTCACCGAGGCCGACCCCAAAACGTGTCCGGCTTCTCGATAATGAGCCTGCACGCCTGGCACCACTTCAAAAGGACGGTTGTAACCAAGAGATTGAAACAGATTGAGCGCCTCTAAGGCGTCGGCCCGGGTGTAGAGCGGCTCAAAGGGTTTTTTGCCCTGCCTGATACGTTTTTTGTTAACATACTGCACGTCGCTCTCCTGGATGTAGGCCGAATCCAACAGCATAATGGCGCACAAATCGCGGGTGGCCGAGGTAGCCCAGATGGGGCCACGATACCCATGTTTGACCAGGGACGGCACGTTGCCGGTATGGTCAATGTGGGCGTGGGATAGAACAACAACGTCAATTTTGGTGGGGTCAAAGGGGAAGTTGCGGTTGCGTTCAAACGCTTCTTTGCGCCGGCCCTGGTACAGGCCGCAATCCAATAAAATATTATACCCGTTCACGGTGAGCAGGTGCATAGAGCCGGTGACTGTTTGCGCCGCGCCCCAAAAATGAAGTTCCATTGTTTTTACTCCGCTGAAATCTGGTCCAAGCGCATTATAAACCCGCCCGGCTAAAAAGAACAATCAATATAAAGTACCATTTGGGTTCTGGCTTGGGAGTGCGGCTTTGAATAGCGGAAAAAATATTAGGCACCTTCCAGCACTTTTAACCTGGCCTCAATGTCGGCCAGCCGTTCCAGCAGTGGTTTGACTCCCGTGCGGCGAAGCTGATAGGTTAAATGCAGGCCCGTATGATCGGCCAGCATGCCGGCCCCGGTAACCACATCACTGGCGTACTCCGGCTCAAGGATGTAAACCGTTATCCCCCCAGGTTGGCCCTGTTCCACCTCGCTGCCCTGAATTTGGTCAATTTGGCCGCTGCCCTGCGTGGGGACAATGAACGCTTTTTGCGGAGCGGGCGGCGTCCATAGAAAGTCATTGCTAAGGGTATACTTATCGGCGGTGTCGTAGGAAAAAGCAACCCTAACATTGGGCAGGGGCAGCCCATTCTCGTCAATCACCAAAACAATAATCCGTCTCTCCTCAAATGTTTTGGGCGCGGTGCGGCGGATATTCACCAGCCGGAACACGCCTTTTTCCGTAGGCGTGGCTTTATGGAGTTGGGCCATCCAGTCGCGCTGAATATCTGGCGGCAAAACATTGAGCGATTCATAATTAAACATTTTCCTCAACCTTTCTATCTAATGGCTTTGGGCAAGCCTTACTAAATTTACCTTTACCCCAACGCTTTAGCCAGAGCGTAGAATGCCTCAGCATCAAATACTTGATCGTTGGCTTCAGAGAGTAACGCCAGACAGGGGGAAATCCTAAATCTATTTTAACATTGTGCCAGAGAAAAGGCAATAGACACTCAACTTCAAACTGGCAACACTTTTCAAGGAGCCATATAAAACCAAAGAGGGTATATTCGGTATTGTGCGATTGGTTTAGGACCAACAACGGGCCTACTCATCCAACAAATAAACCGGCTCCTGGTAATACCTGATTTTACCCCGGTTTAATTTATCTTCCAGGAGTTGGTCTAACCATTCATTCTTCTCATCCAAAGATTTGTCGGAGCGGAGATAGTACAGGTCAACGTTAATGCGCAAAACCCGGCCGGGAATGATGAAGCGGGTGATGCCGGAAGGCATCAACTGGCCATTCCGGGCAATCTGTAAAACTTGTTCAACCGTGTATTGAGGGAAAACCACCAGGGCCGTCAGGTCGGGGTATTCCCGGCGCAGAGTGTCCATATTGGTGGTCAGGGTGCGGGTTAAGTGGCTGGTGTCAATATAGGTTTTGGTTACCAAGTTCAGGGCCTCCAACTCGTCAACGCCCGGCGTGGCCCGCACCAGGAAAATGCGATCTTCAATGGTGTGCAGGTAACACAGGCGTTTGCGGGCCAATACCGCGCCAATGGCCTTGGGCGACTCGTGCTCGACCATATCAATTTCCGGTAAGTCGTCAATGCGTTTGATCAGTTGAACCGGGTCGGCGCCACGCACAGTGTGGTACCAGGTACGTAAGCTCAGGTCTTCATCAGGCGAGACAATCTGAACTACGGTATAGACATAGCCCAATTGTTTTAAGGCCGTGGTCCGGGTAGCCCCATCCAGCACCACGTAACTGTCGCCGGCCTCAACGACAATAGGCGGATTGACTAAAACGTCTTCCACTTCCAGCCTTTTGGCCAATTTTTGCACCCTTTGCGGGTCAACGTTTTCATGGAGAAAAACGTTATCCAGGGGAACAACCCGTAACGAGAAGGGACGGTCCATTTGGTTCATGGTCATACATCTCCTGGTGAGTTCAATCGCCAAGAGAGGAGGTAAGGTGCTGCATGATGTTTTTGCGGCCGGCCTGACATCTTGGCGATTGAAATTGATTTACTGCGTTGTCTCCAGATACTCGTCAATGGTTGAGAGCAACTTATCCATATCCTCCATTGTCAGCCAGCCCATGTGGGCAATGCGGAAAGTTTTGCCTTTTAAATTGCCGTAACCATTGGAGATGATCATTTCCCGCTGGCGTAAGAATTTGTTGAGCGCGCCCACGTCCACTTCAAGGGTATTGGCCAGGCACGACACGGTGGGAGAGTGGTAGCCTGCTTCGGAGAACATACCAAAGCCGCGCATGGCGGCCCACTGCCGGGTGCGCTCGGCCAGAACCTGGTGGCGAGCAAAACGGGCCGCCAGCCCTTCGGCCAAGATGTGGTCCAATTCCAGGTTGAGGGCGCGCATTAGGGAGATGGCGGGGGTGGCGGCGGTAGTGCTGCGCTGCAAATATTTTTCCATCACCAAAAAGTCAAAGTACCAACCCCGTCCGGTCACGGTTTTGGCCTTTTCCAGCACCCGGTCGCTCACGGCGGCAAAGGAGAGGCCGGGTGGAATAGAAAGGGCTTTTTGGGAGGAGGTCAACATTACATCCAGGCCCCACTCGTCAAAAGGCAATTTTAGCCCGGAGAAGGAACTGACGGCATCCACAAAAATAAGCGTGTCAGGATATTTTTCTCGCATCAGAGCCGCAATCTCACCCAGCGGCGAGGCCACCCCGGTGCTGGTTTCGTTGTGGACAATGGTAATGGCTTCTACATTGGGGTGCTGCTGTAAGGCAACGTCTACGGTTTCCGGCTTGACCGCCTGGCCCCATGCCACATCTATTTTGATGGCTTCTTTGCCGCAGCCCACAGACACCTGATGCCAGCGGTCGGCAAAGGCCCCGCCTACAAAATTGATCACCCGCTGCTGAACGCCGTTACGGATGGCCGCTTCCTGCAAACCGCTGCCGGAAGAAGCGGAGATGTAGACCCGCCGATTGGTGAAAAAGAGCTGCTTAAGTTTCTCTTCGCAGGCCGCAAACAGTGCTTCAAAATCGGCGCTGCGGTGACCGATCATGGCCTCGGCTTGGGCTTCGAGCACATCTGGCCGCACATTGACCGGCCCAGGGATAAATAAAAAAGGATGTTTTTGTTTTGTCACGGTCTCTCTCCTCCATACTAATGGTTTCAATAACAGGATGAGGGCGATAAGCAGATCGCCCCCACCATTGGGCCAAGCTATACGTGAAAAATTTTACAAGGCCATATTATAGGCAAAACCAAAATTTCAGCGAATCGCTACCTGGCTGCCTTCCGGCGTTTTCCACACGTCAATACGCACCGGAAAGGCGTCCTTCAATTCGTCAATGTGGGTGATAACAATGATCTTTTCAAAATCATCCTGGATGGTGTTGATGGCTTCCACCAGGCGCTCCCGGCCCTGGCCGTCCTGGGTGCCAAAGCCCTCGTCAATAACCAGGGTCTGGAGTTGCGCCCCGGCCCGGCGGGCCAGCACTTTGCTCAGGGCCACCCGGATGGCAAAATTCACCCGAAAGGCTTCACCGCCGGAATAAAGCTCGTAGTCGCGGGCGCCCACTTCATCGGAGATGCGAATGTCCAGGGTCTCAATGGTGCTGTCGCCACTTTTGGCCTCGCGTTGAGTTTCAAAACGGACGTGCATGCGGCTATCGGTCATACGGCTGAGCAGCCGGTTGACTTCATCTTCAATTTCAGGGATGGCGCTTTCAATGAGCAGGGCCTGCACGCCTTTTTTACCAAAAGCTTGTTGGAGTTCGCGGTAGATGCTCTGCACCTCCCGGATTTGTTGGAGCTTATCGGCCTGTTCGCCGCGTTGTTTGGCCAGGTAAGCCACGTGGCTTAACTTCTGCTTGGCCGCTGCCACTTTATCCCGGGCAAAGCGATCTTCACGTTGCAGACGGTCCACGCTGTTGCTGGCCTGGTTAAGCCGGGTAATTAATTCCGGGAGGTCAGCCGTTTCATGTTCCAGCGCGGTGATTTTTTGCCGGTCAGTTTCGGTTTGGGCCAACAGGCGGGTCTGGCGGGTTTGTTCTCGCTGTAAGCGTTTTTCTTCTTCGGCAATGCGCTTTTCAGCCTCGGCCACGGTGCGGGCCTCTGCCTCAAAGTGACTAAAACGTTCCACCGTAGCCCTGGCTTCCCGGTGGGCGGCTTCGTCATAGCCCAGCGCGGCTAACTCCGCTTTTACTTCGGCCAAAGCCGCTACCACGTCGGCGGCAAATTCCTGGTTGTCCAACCTTTTTTGCAGGTCGGCTTGTTGGATTTGGCTTTGGGCCAAATCTTCAGCCCCGGCTTCGGCCTCGGTTACGGCCTGGCTCAGGCGGGCTACTCGGCCTTGCGCCCCGGCCAAACCGCGCAATTGCCGTTCGGCTTCGGTTACGCTTTTTTGCAGCGCTTCTTGCTGCGCGCCAATTTCCCGCAGCCGGCCCTGGTTGGCGCGGTAAGCATCGCCCTTTTGTTTGCCCTCGGTTTGGAACTGGGCCACCACGGCGGTGCGGTGTGTTTCATCCAGGGGGCGCTGGCACACCGGGCACTTAGAGTCGGCCTGCTCCAATTGGGTCAGGTTGGCTTTGATGTCGTCCATTTCCACTTTGAGTTGCCGATTTTGCTCGTTCAGGCGGGCGGTTTCTTCTTTCAAGTTGGTCAGGGTGGACTGGTGGGCTTCGCGCTGCTCGGCCAGACGTTGCAAAGTATCCAACTCGGCCTGGGCTTCGGCAAGCTGCTCGCGTTGCCGGGACAGAGCGTTTACTTTGGGTTGTAAGAGGTCAATTCTGGCGGCAATCTCGCGCAGGTTGGCTTCGATCTCGGCGCGGGCAGCGTGGAAGGCGGTGTCCAGTTCGTGCTTGCGGTTGGCCAGTTTGGCCGACTCTTGCAAACGCCGGTCCCAATCTTGGACCAAAGCTCTGGCCTGTTGCAACGCCTGCAAGCCTTGCTCAATTTCTGCCTGACGGGTCAAGAGGGCGCGGTATTCATCAATTTTGTCCTGCGCAGCCTCCATTTCGGCGGCAGTGTCGGCTATATCGGCTTCGGCCCCGGCCAGGCGGTCGCGCAAATCATCCAATTGGCGTTGTTTGTCGTTGATGGCCCGGTGCTGTTCGCGCAGGGCATCCATCTCTTTTTCGGCTATTTGTAACTGTTGGTTCAAGTCAGCGGCTTCTTGTTGGGCGGCGGCCAACTCAACACGGTACTCCGGCTCCCGCGCCAATTCCTGCTCAATTTGATCCACCCGGGCCACAATTCCACTGCCTTCTTTCTCTTTTTCCAGAGCCTTATCTTTGGCCCGCTGCTCGTAAATTTCATAAATGCCCAGGCCCAGGATGTCGCCCAGAATTTCTTTGCGCTGGCCAGGCGGTTTGGTGGTAAACTCGTCGGCCCGGCCTTGCAATAAAAAGGCAGAGTTAATAAAGGTATCATAATCCAGACGCATGAAGGTGTTTATTTTTTGCTGCGTGGCCCGGATAGTGGTTTCGGTGAGGGTGCGCCAACCCCCGGCGTCTTCCACTTGCAAGCTCAGGTCGCTGCGGCCGCGACGGCTGGCATCTCGTTTGCGAATAACGCGGTAAACGTTTCCGCCCAGGTCAAAAGTGTATTCCACTTCCATCTCACTTTGGCCCAGGTAGATCAACTCGTCATCCCGTTTGGCTCTGGCCCGGCCCCACAGCGCCCAGGTAATGGCATCCAGCAAACTACTTTTGCCGGCTCCATTTTCGCCGGTTAATACGGCCAGGTGAATGCCCTGAAAGTCTAGCCTTGCCTCGCGGTAAGCCATAAAATTACGCAGTTTTAGAGTGACCGGAATCAAAACACACTCCTTTAAAATAGGGACCCGGGCCAGGGGTTAAATGTCACTTAGAGCATTTCATTATGGGGAGTGTACCATGCCCCGGCAAAGCGGGCAATTAACCGCCGGACTTAACCAGGGGTCTTATAGAAGGAAGGGGTAGATTTGACAGTCAAGTGAAACGATAGTATGATGGTGTAACGTTACAGTAAAACGTTACACCCCGAACACACGAGGGAGTGTTTTTGGTGGCCAAAATTCGGCAACGAAGCCCATCGCGGGTGACAATTAAAGATGTAGCCCAGGCAGCGGGGGTGTCTGTGACTACGGTTTCCAACGTGTTAAACGGGCGCACCGAAGCGATGGCGGAAGAAACGTTGCGGCGCATCCGGGAGACAATCCGCACCCTGGATTATCGGCCCAGTAACGTGGCCCGCAGTTTGGTCTCCAGGCGGACGGCAACCATAGGGGTTATTATTGCCGAAATTGAAACCGCCGTTTACCTCCAAACCCTCAACTTTATTGAACCTATTGCCCGCAAGGCGGGTTATAACATTCTCCTCTGTACCACTACTACCCACAATCTTGATGATGAAAAACGAGCCATAGAATTACTGCTGGAAAATCAGGTTGATGGTATTGTTTCCCTGGCCACTTCCACGTATCTGGATGACGATTACCTCTCTGAATTACCCTCCACCCCGCCCATGGTTTTATTCAACCGTTCTACCACGCATGACAAGTTTGACCAAATCAACGTGGATAATACCAATGGCGTTATTCGGGCCATTGATTACCTGGTGCAGTTGGGTCACCGATGCATTGCCCACCTTTATGGCCCTACAGACCGGGTGAGCACCCAGGAACGATTGCAAGGTTATCGGCTGGGCCTGGAAAAGCATAACCTTGAATATAATGAAGATTATGTGCGTTCCGGTAATTTTGAAGAAACATTGGAAGTCTGGGAGCAATCAACGTTAGAATTGTTAGCATTGTCGCCCCGCCCTACAGCCATTATTGGGGCCAATGACCGGGTGGCGGCTGTAGCGATGAGAACGGCCCAGCGGGCCGGGGTGCGCGTGCCGGAAGAGATGAGCCTGATTGGTATTGACGACCAGCCCTTTTGTGCTTACTTGAACCCCTCCTTGACCACCATTGATATGTCCATTATTGAAATTGGTAAACGAGCCATTCGCATGTTGTTGGAGCGAATTAACGGGACACGCACCACAACAGAGCATGTAATCCTGCGTTGCCCCCTGGTGGTGCGAGAGTCGAGCGGGCCGGCGGCAAATATTCAATAACTTACCTTAATGCCTTATTGGCGCAACATTGGCCTACCCAAACAAATCTGTTGCAGGAAAAGGAGATAAAGATGAAAAAATTCTTAAACCTTATGGCTATAATGGTGCTGTTGATTTTGATTGCAGGTTGTGGCGGCGGAGTAGACGAGTTTGCAACGCCAAAAACGGCTGGGGGCGATACGTCGGCCAGCGAACCGACGAATACGCCCACTGCGGTTGGCACCCCAACCGCCACACCTTATACCCTGGCCACCCCCACCCCTCTGCCTCCACCACCAACACCGACCCCCGCTCCTCCCACGCCTACCCCAGAACCAAAGGAGGAACAGGCCAAAGAAACAGAAGAAACAGCCTCTGAAGCGCCTGCTGTGCCCGATAATATGGTTGAAATTCCAGCCGGCCCTTTTATTATGGGTAGCGATGAGGGCGACCCTGAAGATGCCCCGGCCCACGAGGTGGATGTGCCTGCCTTTGCCATTGACAAGTTTGAAGTAACTAATCTTGACTTTTCCGCCTTTGCCGACGCGACCGGTTACGTAACCTATGCCGAACAACAAGGCATTGGCAGTTGGCGCGAGGAGTGGGGCATTGGCAAAGATAATCACCCGGTGGTGATGGTCACCTGGGACGATGCGACCGCCTACTGCGAGTGGTTGGACAAACGGTTGCCCACCGAAACCGAATGGGAAAAGGCTGCTCGCGGCGAAGATGGACGTGTCTTTACCTGGGGCAACGAGTGGGACCCCACCAAGGCCAATGTAAAGGAAAGAGGATTGCGCGGCACGGCTGCAGTGGGTAGCTTTGGCGAAAGCGCCAGCCCTTATGGAGTTGAAGACATGATTGGCAATGTTTGGGAATGGACCGCCGATTGGTATCAACCCTACCCCGGCAACACAACGGACGATCCCTATTATGGAGAGCGATTCAAGGTAACGCGGGGTGGTGGCTGGTTTGACGAGGAACCCCAGGCCACAACCTTTAATCGTAATGCTGGCGATCCAACCAAGACCGCCAGCGATGAACTTGGTTTCCGGTGTACGCGTTAGGATAGCCTTTGTTTTATTGGAATTCCCCAATATACCATAGAAAGGAGGGATGATTATCCAAAATTGCAAAATAGGAGTAGCATCTTAGATGGTAGCTTTTTAAGTAAGTTGTCAAATTATAAAAATTTTAGCAAAAAGGAGAGGTATCCCAACATGAGTAAGAAACTATTTTTTGTACTGCTTCTCACCGTGTTACTCGCCAGTCTGTCGTCTACGGCAGTGATGGCGCAAGGTGAGGGTACAGTCTACACTATCCAAAAGGATGACTGGTTATCAAAGATTGCCGAGAAAGAGTATGGCGATCCACTGGCTTATACGGCGATTGTTTATTACAACAATATGATGGCCGCTGAAGATAGCTCGCTCAACAACATTGGCGATGCCGACGTACTTGAAGTTGGCTGGTCAATTTACATTCCCAGCGTTGCCGAAGCCGAAGCCTTTATGGCCGGTGAAATGGCTATGCCCGGTGCTTATGGTGAAGCGCCAATGTGGGCCGACATGGTGGCTACGGGCGATTTGCCGCCGGTGGAAGAGCGCCTGCCCAAAGAGCCGTTGGTGGTCCAGCCGGTTGACTCTGTAGGACAGTACGGCGGCACCTGGAACCGGGCCTTTACCGGCATCAACGACTTCCACGCCTGGGGCCGCATTAATTATGACCCCATGCTGCGCTGGCCGCGCGATCCCAAAGATCCGGTTCAGCCCGGCCTGGCCAAAGACTGGCAGTGGTCCGACGGTGGCCGCACCTTGACCCTGTTCCTGCGTGAAGGCCTCAAGTGGTCCGATGGTGCGCCCTTCACGGTAGATGACATCATCTTCTGGTGGGAAGACATTGAACTTGATGAAAACATCACCGCTGCCCCACACGCCGAGTGGGTGGTCAATGGCGAGCCGATGACGTTGGAGAAGGTTGATGATTACACCATCAGGCTCAAATTTGCCGCTCCCAACGGTCTGGCCGAAACCACCGGCCTGGCCTTCCACGGCAACCAGTGGCCGCTAGGCTTTGAGCGATTTGGTTTCTTTGCCCCGCGTCATTACCTGGAGCAATACCATCCCAAGTATAACACCGCGTTAACCGACTATACGGTGTTTGAGGAAAAGGCGTTTGACTACAACGTGGAACGCCCGGTGATGACCCCCTGGAAACTGGAAGAATGGAGCGCCGGCGCTACCGAACTTGTGCTCAAGCGCAATCCCTACTACTGGAAAGTAGACGTGGCCGGCAACCAATTGCCCTACTTTGACTACGTCCATTTTGACCTGGTAGAGGACAATGAAGCCATCAACCTGCTGGCCATTGCCGGTAAGCTGGACATGCAGGCTCGCCGCATTGACTTCCAGAAGTATCCGGTTTACCAGGAAGAAGGCCCCAAGAATGGCTATCACACGGCCATCTGGTCCGGCGCCAATGCGTCGGTGCAAAACTTCTTCCCCAACCAGAGTTATGCTGACCCCAAATACCAGGAATTACTGCGAAACCTGAAGTTCCGCCAGGCCCTGTCGCTGGCCATGGACCGCGACCTGATCAATGATGTGGCCTATCTGGGGCAAGCTATACCGCGCACCGAAACCGTAGTATCGTCTTCTCCCTGTTACATTCCAGAACTTGAAAGGTATTTTGGCGAGTATGACCCGGCTCAGGCCGAAGCCTTGCTGGATGAGATTGGCCTGACCAAGGGCGCGGATGGTTTCCGCACCTTTGCCGATGGCTCGCCGCTGGAATTGGTGATTGAAACCCATCAACTATCCGGGGCTGGTCTGGATGTAATTGAACTGGTGGCCGAAAACTGGCAGGCTGTGGGCCTGAAGACGGCGGTTGAGACCATGCAGCGCGACATCTACTGGCCGCGCGCGCTGGCCAACGAAGTGATGATTGCCGTTTGGTCTACCGACCGGGGTCTGGTGCCGATGGTTGACCCCATCTACCAGTTCCCCTTTGACGACCGCTCCTGGATGGCTCCGGCCTTTGGCGTTTGGTACAAAACCAATGGCGAAAAGGGCCAGGAACCCACACCAGAGTTCAAGGCAGCTATGGACCTTTATGATGAGTACAAGATCACGGTAGACCCCGCCCGCCAGGTTGAGATTTGTAAACAACTGGTCAGAAACGCCACCGAAAATCTGTGGACCATCGGTACGGTGGGCCAAGATCCAAACCTGGTGATTATCAAAGACAACTTCAAGAACGTCATTGAGTCTAGAGACTTCACCGCCGACTGGATCGTCATGGCTCCCGGCACGCAGGATCCGAGTCACTACTACATGGTTAAATAATCAACTCCTTTTCCTTGGGGAGGGGCTGACATAAGTTTTGTTTAAAGCCCCTCCCTCATCACCCATCTTGCTCTTTAGAGAGTTGACCGTTGACGCTTGCCCGTCAACCGCGCAGCCAAGGCGCCGACATCGGCCTTCTGACGCTTGGCAGGCGACCGTCAGCCGTCAACTAACGTTAAACAGAAGGGAGTTAGTAAGTGCTAGCTTATATTGCGCGACGACTTTTGGCCATGATCCCCCTGCTGGTATTGGTCTCGATCATCACTTTCTTCATCATCCAATTGCCGCCCGGCGATTTCTTTTCTACCCTCCAGGCTCAGATAGCCGAGACCGGTGGTGGGATGGATACTGTCACTATGGAGGTTTTGCGCCAGCAATATGGCCTGGACCAACCTTTTTGGATTCAATACTTCAGATGGATATCCGGGTTTCCCAGCGGTGACTTTGGTTATTCATTAGATTGGA from Anaerolineae bacterium includes these protein-coding regions:
- a CDS encoding MBL fold metallo-hydrolase, whose product is MELHFWGAAQTVTGSMHLLTVNGYNILLDCGLYQGRRKEAFERNRNFPFDPTKIDVVVLSHAHIDHTGNVPSLVKHGYRGPIWATSATRDLCAIMLLDSAYIQESDVQYVNKKRIRQGKKPFEPLYTRADALEALNLFQSLGYNRPFEVVPGVQAHYREAGHVLGSASVTLDIDDNGRQKRLVFSGDIGREDIPILRDPAPVEGADFIIMESTYGQRFHKPPEQAQDAFKQAVLETIDKRGKLIVPSFAVGRTQGLVYALHQMFDRNEIPQIEVYVDSPLAVNATEIFRLHPEVYDEETHDFLAESNSRDPFGFDQVTYVREVAHSKALNDLDHPAIIISASGMCESGRILHHLKNNITDERNTILFVGYQAEHTLGRKILEGEPVVPIFGEEYPVKAKVMKINGYSAHADHNGLLGWLKEAQERSNLQKLFLVHGEVENAMALAKA
- a CDS encoding alanine--glyoxylate aminotransferase family protein, whose product is MTKQKHPFLFIPGPVNVRPDVLEAQAEAMIGHRSADFEALFAACEEKLKQLFFTNRRVYISASSGSGLQEAAIRNGVQQRVINFVGGAFADRWHQVSVGCGKEAIKIDVAWGQAVKPETVDVALQQHPNVEAITIVHNETSTGVASPLGEIAALMREKYPDTLIFVDAVSSFSGLKLPFDEWGLDVMLTSSQKALSIPPGLSFAAVSDRVLEKAKTVTGRGWYFDFLVMEKYLQRSTTAATPAISLMRALNLELDHILAEGLAARFARHQVLAERTRQWAAMRGFGMFSEAGYHSPTVSCLANTLEVDVGALNKFLRQREMIISNGYGNLKGKTFRIAHMGWLTMEDMDKLLSTIDEYLETTQ
- a CDS encoding SMC family ATPase translates to MIPVTLKLRNFMAYREARLDFQGIHLAVLTGENGAGKSSLLDAITWALWGRARAKRDDELIYLGQSEMEVEYTFDLGGNVYRVIRKRDASRRGRSDLSLQVEDAGGWRTLTETTIRATQQKINTFMRLDYDTFINSAFLLQGRADEFTTKPPGQRKEILGDILGLGIYEIYEQRAKDKALEKEKEGSGIVARVDQIEQELAREPEYRVELAAAQQEAADLNQQLQIAEKEMDALREQHRAINDKQRQLDDLRDRLAGAEADIADTAAEMEAAQDKIDEYRALLTRQAEIEQGLQALQQARALVQDWDRRLQESAKLANRKHELDTAFHAARAEIEANLREIAARIDLLQPKVNALSRQREQLAEAQAELDTLQRLAEQREAHQSTLTNLKEETARLNEQNRQLKVEMDDIKANLTQLEQADSKCPVCQRPLDETHRTAVVAQFQTEGKQKGDAYRANQGRLREIGAQQEALQKSVTEAERQLRGLAGAQGRVARLSQAVTEAEAGAEDLAQSQIQQADLQKRLDNQEFAADVVAALAEVKAELAALGYDEAAHREARATVERFSHFEAEARTVAEAEKRIAEEEKRLQREQTRQTRLLAQTETDRQKITALEHETADLPELITRLNQASNSVDRLQREDRFARDKVAAAKQKLSHVAYLAKQRGEQADKLQQIREVQSIYRELQQAFGKKGVQALLIESAIPEIEDEVNRLLSRMTDSRMHVRFETQREAKSGDSTIETLDIRISDEVGARDYELYSGGEAFRVNFAIRVALSKVLARRAGAQLQTLVIDEGFGTQDGQGRERLVEAINTIQDDFEKIIVITHIDELKDAFPVRIDVWKTPEGSQVAIR
- a CDS encoding LacI family DNA-binding transcriptional regulator, whose product is MAKIRQRSPSRVTIKDVAQAAGVSVTTVSNVLNGRTEAMAEETLRRIRETIRTLDYRPSNVARSLVSRRTATIGVIIAEIETAVYLQTLNFIEPIARKAGYNILLCTTTTHNLDDEKRAIELLLENQVDGIVSLATSTYLDDDYLSELPSTPPMVLFNRSTTHDKFDQINVDNTNGVIRAIDYLVQLGHRCIAHLYGPTDRVSTQERLQGYRLGLEKHNLEYNEDYVRSGNFEETLEVWEQSTLELLALSPRPTAIIGANDRVAAVAMRTAQRAGVRVPEEMSLIGIDDQPFCAYLNPSLTTIDMSIIEIGKRAIRMLLERINGTRTTTEHVILRCPLVVRESSGPAANIQ
- a CDS encoding formylglycine-generating enzyme family protein, encoding MKKFLNLMAIMVLLILIAGCGGGVDEFATPKTAGGDTSASEPTNTPTAVGTPTATPYTLATPTPLPPPPTPTPAPPTPTPEPKEEQAKETEETASEAPAVPDNMVEIPAGPFIMGSDEGDPEDAPAHEVDVPAFAIDKFEVTNLDFSAFADATGYVTYAEQQGIGSWREEWGIGKDNHPVVMVTWDDATAYCEWLDKRLPTETEWEKAARGEDGRVFTWGNEWDPTKANVKERGLRGTAAVGSFGESASPYGVEDMIGNVWEWTADWYQPYPGNTTDDPYYGERFKVTRGGGWFDEEPQATTFNRNAGDPTKTASDELGFRCTR